A portion of the Glycine max cultivar Williams 82 chromosome 10, Glycine_max_v4.0, whole genome shotgun sequence genome contains these proteins:
- the LOC100305793 gene encoding Mitochondrial zinc maintenance protein 1, mitochondrial-like: protein MGRGQVLSAYRALLKATRKTFSGDTMMLKESAVEVRKKFEENKNVSSEAEIQKLLLEAEEASHFITNMLVQAQLNPDSGTYAVKPCKEHAGATLELPSEEIIRKSA, encoded by the exons ATGGGGAGAGGGCAAGTTCTGAGCGCGTACCGCGCGCTTCTGAAAGCGACACGGAAAACATTTTCCGGCGACACCATGATGCTGAAGGAATCTGCGGTGGAAGTAAGGAAGAAGTTCGAGGAAAACAAGAACGTGAGCTCCGAGGCGGAGATCCAGAAGCTTCTCCTAGAGGCTGAAGAGGCCTCCCATTTCATCACCAACATGCTCGTCCAGGCACAGCTCAATCCCGATTCTGGCACTTACG CGGTGAAGCCGTGTAAGGAGCATGCTGGAGCAACGCTTGAACTTCCCTCCGAAGAAATTATTCGGAAGTCAGCATAG